One Acidobacteriota bacterium DNA segment encodes these proteins:
- a CDS encoding response regulator transcription factor, whose amino-acid sequence MSGPLRCLIVDDEDLAREALRSSAALVDSLEIVGEAGDGVEAIRSIEALRPDLVFLDVQMPEAGGFDVLAGLTARGSKLPLTVFVTAYDEYAVRAFESHALDYLLKPIREDRFRDAVAAARARLAADMGLKAAERMARLLAGVDRPDPGPRRIPVKTNGRISFVRVDEIEWIESEGNYVRLHVPGATHLVRETMNGIEARLDPAQFMRIHRSAIVNVGFIVELRPWFTGEYVVRVRSGKELTLTRSHRENLRKLMGKAPT is encoded by the coding sequence GTGAGCGGCCCGCTGCGATGCCTCATCGTCGACGACGAGGATCTGGCGCGCGAGGCGCTGCGCTCGAGCGCGGCCCTCGTGGACTCCCTCGAGATCGTCGGCGAGGCGGGCGACGGGGTCGAGGCCATCCGGTCCATCGAGGCGCTCCGGCCGGACCTGGTCTTCCTGGACGTGCAGATGCCCGAGGCGGGAGGGTTCGACGTGCTCGCCGGGCTGACCGCGAGGGGTTCGAAGCTGCCCCTGACGGTCTTCGTGACGGCCTACGACGAGTACGCCGTCCGCGCGTTCGAATCGCACGCGCTCGACTACCTCCTGAAGCCGATTCGAGAGGATCGCTTCAGGGATGCCGTCGCCGCGGCGAGAGCCCGCCTCGCGGCGGACATGGGCCTAAAGGCCGCCGAGCGGATGGCACGGCTTCTCGCCGGGGTCGATCGCCCGGACCCGGGGCCGAGGCGCATCCCGGTGAAGACGAACGGGCGGATCTCCTTCGTCCGGGTGGACGAGATCGAGTGGATCGAATCCGAGGGGAACTACGTGAGGCTGCACGTCCCGGGCGCCACGCATCTCGTGCGCGAGACGATGAACGGCATCGAGGCCCGCCTGGATCCGGCGCAGTTCATGCGCATCCACCGGTCCGCCATCGTGAACGTGGGCTTCATCGTCGAGCTGCGCCCGTGGTTCACCGGCGAGTACGTCGTGCGCGTGCGGAGCGGCAAGGAGCTAACGCTCACGCGCAGCCACCGGGAGAACCTGAGAAAGCTCATGGGGAAGGCGCCGACCTGA
- a CDS encoding adenylate/guanylate cyclase domain-containing protein, which translates to MAARRLTHGRIRAQGALIALAVVGATVGLWRASAFARAESALVDARFQLRGPLPPHADIVLVGIDEESAAHFGRRVSSITRSEYARAVTNLTRAGASLVVVDVVFAREDPVAAEDAALEQALRESGRVLLVADVSETNTAYPFAGLRAEEIGEGFINLVPDDDGVVRRIPPPRITLVGDDTTMVLPIAAEAAVARAFPEGPPEVAIEAGTYAFGGLRLETSGTGILINFAGPPGTFPKIPLWRAIEGDLPPDVVRGKIVLLGSMHPLQHDQFTVPFHGSRIAATTFRERTEVSGAEMYGIEIHAHALDTILSRRPLVACDRNRQTLFFVALGVAAGLVFVILRLKPWPAAVSAMLGLAGWALAAQDLFTARGWVVDLVPGALLIGAPFVTGQMWHRALDLRRKREIEGLFGRYVSPAVAGLMIKDPTLVKLGGRKATLTIFFSDIRGFTSMSETLPPEEVAALLQEYFTEMTGIVFKHGGTLDKFIGDAIMVFFGDPVPMDDHAERAVRMALEMREAMEHLKETWRSQGRRTFDPGIGINTGDVFVGNTGSARRVSYTVLGDNVNLAARLEANAKAAQILVSRATRDAIPDIDRKFVVEPLPPITVKGKAQPVAIFQVTGVRSAPSP; encoded by the coding sequence CGACGGTCGGCCTCTGGCGAGCTTCGGCGTTCGCCCGCGCGGAGTCGGCCCTCGTCGACGCGCGCTTCCAGCTCCGCGGGCCGCTCCCGCCCCACGCCGACATCGTCCTCGTCGGCATCGACGAGGAGAGTGCCGCGCACTTCGGCCGGCGCGTGTCGTCCATCACGCGATCCGAATACGCGCGGGCGGTCACGAACCTGACGCGCGCCGGCGCCTCGCTGGTGGTCGTCGACGTCGTCTTCGCGCGGGAGGACCCGGTGGCGGCGGAGGACGCGGCGCTCGAGCAGGCGCTCCGCGAGTCGGGGCGCGTCCTCCTCGTCGCCGACGTCTCCGAGACGAACACCGCCTACCCGTTTGCGGGGCTTCGCGCGGAGGAGATCGGCGAGGGGTTCATCAACCTCGTTCCCGACGACGACGGGGTCGTCCGTCGCATCCCTCCGCCGCGGATCACCCTCGTGGGGGACGACACGACGATGGTCCTGCCGATCGCCGCCGAGGCGGCCGTCGCGCGCGCCTTCCCCGAGGGCCCACCCGAGGTCGCCATCGAGGCGGGGACCTACGCCTTCGGGGGGCTCCGGCTCGAGACCTCCGGAACCGGCATCCTGATCAACTTCGCGGGCCCCCCCGGCACCTTCCCGAAGATCCCCCTCTGGCGGGCGATTGAGGGCGATCTTCCTCCGGATGTCGTTCGCGGGAAGATCGTCCTCCTCGGGTCGATGCACCCGCTCCAGCACGACCAGTTCACCGTCCCCTTCCACGGCTCGCGGATCGCCGCGACGACTTTCCGGGAGCGCACCGAGGTGAGCGGCGCCGAGATGTACGGCATCGAGATCCACGCCCACGCGCTCGACACGATCCTCTCGCGCCGCCCTCTCGTCGCGTGCGACCGCAATCGGCAGACTCTCTTCTTCGTCGCGCTCGGCGTCGCGGCCGGGCTCGTCTTCGTGATCCTGAGGCTCAAGCCCTGGCCGGCGGCCGTCTCGGCGATGCTCGGGCTCGCCGGATGGGCCCTCGCGGCGCAGGACCTCTTCACGGCGCGCGGATGGGTCGTGGACCTCGTCCCGGGGGCTCTTCTGATCGGCGCTCCGTTCGTCACCGGCCAGATGTGGCACCGCGCGCTCGACCTGCGGCGCAAGCGCGAGATCGAGGGGCTCTTCGGACGCTACGTCTCTCCGGCGGTCGCCGGCCTCATGATCAAGGACCCGACGCTCGTGAAGCTCGGCGGGCGCAAGGCGACTCTGACGATCTTCTTCTCCGACATCCGCGGCTTCACGTCGATGTCGGAGACGCTCCCCCCCGAGGAGGTCGCGGCGCTCCTCCAGGAGTATTTCACCGAGATGACGGGGATCGTGTTCAAGCACGGCGGCACGCTCGACAAGTTCATCGGCGACGCCATCATGGTCTTCTTCGGGGATCCGGTGCCGATGGACGATCACGCCGAGCGCGCGGTCCGGATGGCCCTCGAGATGCGCGAGGCGATGGAGCACCTCAAGGAGACCTGGCGATCCCAGGGAAGGCGGACGTTCGATCCGGGGATCGGGATTAACACCGGCGACGTCTTCGTCGGGAACACCGGCTCGGCGCGGCGCGTCTCCTACACCGTCCTCGGCGACAATGTGAACCTCGCCGCGCGGCTCGAGGCGAACGCGAAGGCGGCGCAGATCCTCGTCAGCAGGGCGACGCGCGACGCGATCCCCGACATCGATCGCAAGTTCGTGGTCGAGCCGCTGCCGCCGATCACCGTGAAGGGGAAGGCGCAGCCGGTTGCGATCTTCCAGGTGACGGGGGTCAGGTCGGCGCCTTCCCCATGA